tatgGTTTCCAAATTGCTTTCTCCAACATCGGGAAAGTCTTCAGTGTATGGCTGACTTGTGGATTTCGTACCACGTTGCATATCCCTCTTGCAACAATGTCTTACCACCAACTCTTTGTAATGCTTGTGAGCCTCGAGCACATCTAAGTCTCTAACATCATCAAGCCTTGGATATTGTGAATAATGAAAAAGAAGGTTATACCAATTATTTATCTACTTCTGTAATGATTAGGTAGCAAATTGGAGGCCATTACCAAACGCTTAAATGATTAGAAAATTTTCAGTTGAAATTGTCTTCACTTGTTAGAATGAAACTCGGACTACTTTCCAGAGTGATTTTCATTGGATTAAAGCTAGTTTCTTTGCGAAATTACCGATTTTTAGGAAATTAAATAGGTAAAAGAGTGAAATGCCTGGGACAATTTGTTTACAATTTTctttaatcaatttattttgatatgCTTTTGTGAACTGCGAAATTCTTGTTAGTATACAAATTAAGTACATTGATTTCTTAATTCCCTTTACTTGAAGTCATTTTCTATGTGCTTATTTCTTTAGTTTGATAAGCAACCATTTTCTGTGGTACCACTTTTTTTCTGCAGAGTTTCTAAAATTGTCTTTTGTTTTCTGTATTTAGTGATAAAAGTTCATCCCAAAATGTATCCAGTTGCAATGTGACTTTTCCTCAAACAGCAGATGATTTGCCAGCTGAAGTATTAAGTAAACATTCAAGAACTTCAGGCAAGTTATAATGATACagcatgttttattgatcttatAAACACACTTTCATCTTAGTACATTCTGGCGTTTATTGGTTTAATTTTTGCTTGCTAAATAAAGACTGTATTTAGCCGGTAGCAGTGAAGATTTTGAGGAGAAGACTAAGTATCAAGTTGTTCAGCAGAGAGGACGATTTAAAGTTACCTCTGAGAATGTTGACTTGGAAAAGGTGAATGTATAGCACTTAACTTTTATCTTTAATAATAATGCTGAATCTCCCTTGAACTGGGGAATCGTTTCTTACATGTTTCTGCAGGTAATTCATTTCCAAAAGAGCAACAGCATGGAGGTGGTTTTTTACCTCATTCCCTCCCCCTGGACCCTCTCCCCCTCTGTCTTTTGTTCTCTCTCTAAGAAGTAGTTTTCTTAGCTGGTAAACAGATATGATATAAGTATCTCATTTGGTATCTCTGCTTTAGTCGATGTTTGAAGTATTCAAGAATCTCTTTAGTTTTGCAGTGGCTAATGTTGTTCTCATCATTGATAAGGACTGTGTTGCTAGATTAAGTTTTAAGCATATCATTCGAGCTCTGGAGTATGCATGTCATTCTCATCAGTGACAACTATGTCTCTTCACGAATTTCCACTGATATTATAACATTTAATTCATTCTTCAGGGCTGTTTAATTAATCTCATTGCATCAAATTGTTTAATATTTTGGAATTTTCGCTTTGGGATTGAGTTATTAATGCAGTGGTAGGGTATGCAAATTGTTTGGTAATGTATGATGAATCAGAAACAGATAGGTAAAGGGCTATAAATGTAAACCAAGTTGCTAATTCCTAAAGTCCAGTAAACCACTGATCTTATCTTcagtttcttttttttccattttttaatTGTATTTATCAAAAGAATTTATGGATTATGCAGGCGACTCCAGAAAATCTGACTGCTACTCAACCATTGCCACCTGATCCTACACCAGCAAATCATTCTTCCCAGTCCATATTTCCTGTGTTGCAAAACGCTTTACAGGCAACTATTATTGGAAGAGTAAGAATGGATCTAAAATTATGACTTTCTAAGATTTTCTGTCCTGCTTAGAAACTTTGTTAAACTGATTTTCATCTAACAGGAGAGTATTCTTAGTGCAATGAGGCAAGTGACTGACTCCACAGGTGCAGCAATTAATGCCTCTTGAATTTATGTGTATCTTATCAAAAGGTCTAACTTCATCTGTTCAGCTAACCTTGCCATGGATGCAGGATGTATTCCATCAAATTCAGCTGGAGTAGAGAAATCACTGGTATGGATTTCTACTAATCTTGTTGCGACATCCTCCTCAAATTCAACCATAACCAGGAATTACTGTTTTATAGTTTCTCTCGTTTCTTCATTTTTGGGGGATCCAACATACTATATGACATCCTTCTCTCTTTCTCCGTAGTTGGAGGCAGCTCTTGACAGGGAAAAGGATTTACATCGTGAAATTGCTGATTTACGGTCGAGGTATTATGATTATACATTAATCTTTGCATGTTTATTTCGGAAATTATAACTAGTGGTCTTGAAACGTCTGTTTCCTTGACATGTAGGCTCGAGCGTGCCCAGGAAGAGcttcaaaaatataaaacagAAAATAAAAGCCCAAAGTGACATAAATTTGTGCGTAGTCTACATCAAAGTGTAGGAGATAGCTGACTTTGTAAATGAGATACCAGAGTTGACAGATTTAAATTTCATCCCACTTTTAGGGTGAAGGTATGTGCAGCTCTCCAACTGAGTTGCACCCCAGCACTAGGgttgcctttttctttttttgtaacTTGTTTCTGCTTATTCTTGTTTTGCTTGGCTGATTCGTGTACATGTTGAAGTTTAGAGAATATCATCCGTGGTGATATTAATTCATATTTCTATTTAAAACCTTTACAAGAATTTGCTCCGTTTTTCTTGGTTGAGCCATCGGAAAGAATGTAGTGGGAGGTGGTGGTCTTTGCAATTTGAAATACTTATTCATTAAAATGTATTTATACACGTAGTTTAAGTAGCTAAATTAACCTGAGTTGACACTGCGTCACTCGAATGGGTTGAGATTCTTTcatattttggtgaacttgaATCTCATTTGCTACCCATTATCATGCTTCTCCGCTAGTTCGTGCCATGAAGTATTCGACAACCCCTTTAATATATAGTTGTTACCTGCTACAACTATATTTTCCTTGTCCCTGAGTTAACTTTTCGAGTAAAAAACACTAGGAGCTGAGTTGAAGAAATCTTAGTGCCATGGGATGCTTAGCTTCAAAGAGTTGATCGGGCTTTATAATTTCTACAATCTCTCCATCAACAAGCAGGCATACTACATCAACTATTCTCTGCATTTGCTTGATGCTATGAGAAACTATCACAATTGTCATCTTCTGATCCTTCTTCAGCTTTACGAGAACGTCCTCGATATTCTGTGTTGATATTGGATCTAATGCACTAGTTGGCTCATCCAGTAGCAGAACCTTATAAAGTTGGAACAGAAGGTTAAACAGAGTCCTCTTTCCAGTTTTAAataaggcataatacataaaaatgtcCTTTAACTTGCctcattttatatttatgacctccaactttgggtgtgctgaacacttaaacttgtattaaattgaacaaatagacacacaTGTCACAATACACGTAGGACGCCATGTAAGACACAGAATTGCCATGTAggacgaatgtgtctatttgttcaaaactagttaaagtgtctacttgtgcattAGTAAAATTAGAGGTTATAATTGCCAGTTGAAGCCAAGTTAAGGGTCATATATATTATGCCTTTAAAAAACAATTTAATCTCAAACATATGCAGAGTTATAGTTGTGTTTCATTCACCTCTGGTTCATTAGCTAAGGTCCTAGCAAGTGCAACTCTCTGTGCTTGGCCAACAGATAGTTCCCCACCAGACTTGTTGAAGAAAGATGAGTCTAGATCAGCTAAAGTCAGCAACTTGTAAACCTCATTATCACTTAGTTTCTTTCCCTTTAGTTTTGGCCCGTACCGTATATTATCTGCCACTGTACCTACAGATTCATCAATCAAGCATCATTAGCTGGGTTTTTACTTTGATCTTTATGGACTAGTACCAATATTAAGTCCAATTTAACAACCATACCTTCAAAGAGAACTGGAAGCTGGAACAGCATGCCAACCTTACGACGAAGACAGAGCACATCCAAATCACAAATATCAGTACCATCAAGAAAAACTGTGTTCTTAGGGGGTTCCCACAATCGATTTATTGCTCGTAGAAGTGTTGATTTTCCGCTACCACTGGGGCCAATAATCCCCATAATTACTCCTCTTGGTATGTCAATTCTAACGCTCTTCAGTATAGAATCACCCTTATCTGATACCTTGTTCAGTCCCCTAACCTCAATCTTACTTTCTGCCTCACCTTTAATAACATTCATTTCCACTGCTAGAAGATGGACTCTTTCTCCTGCTCACCATCGTCACAGATTTCAAGGGGGAAAAAATATGACTATATGAGTCTGAAGTCCATGTAACTTCATCATTCATCAACAAAACAATTTGACTTACTTAGCAGGAAAATGTCCTATGTTAAGCATTTTGATGAACATCAAAAGAATGGTGAGCTGTACTAGTAAAATTAGTCAAGGTGCATGCAAACTGCTACAGGTactatcattattttattttttcaaagtaaAGGTTGTAGCTGGAACATAGTAATATGCTTCCGTCCTTGATCTGAATTCTCTGAATTCAAATTTTGGGGAAAAAGTTGCCTGTGGATTGAAATTAATCTAAGgtcccaaacaaaacataagatGAGTTTTGATTCAACGAACCTTGTGAAATCTCCAAGGAGTGTGAGCTATGGAGCTGAGGACTAGAATCATCAGGACTAATTTTGCTGCAATAACTTTGTGATATCTCCATGGCATGTGAGTTATCAAACTGAGATTCAGTGTAGTCACTTAATTATCTGCACACAAGTAGTACTAAATGAAAGATATAGTCTTTTTCGTTTTATTTCGTGTCAGAATGAGACTTCTTAAAGTATCATAGGACAAATATACCTTCCTTAGTTCTTCCTGAAGTTTAGTAATGTCATGTCATCAATATTGATTTTAAACACGTAATTGCTTTTTAGGTAgaaatgtcaataataatagaAGTAATAAGAGCTTTCAGTGGGGATACTCAACAAGCACAAAAATAGACGGTCATCGCATGGGAATTAAGGCCCTTTGTGTAATCTATACACACAAAAATACTCAAGAAGGCATTCATTCCACATTTACTTGGTAATCATTTGTTtgttttcattttcttctttttttcaaattcatttcTAACCAGATAAAGAATTTGTGTTTGCTTCTTAGCTATTGAATAAACAAGAAAATGAGATGAAGTTTGACTCTGATATcataatcaaaaaaaataaatagtaaaattttaaaaaaaatactagaaTATTGAGTTTAAGACATGAATTTacataatataaatgtattcttttttatttacaaCATTAAGTTTTTAATTACAAATATGACAACTTAATAAACCTACACGGATATGTTGGTCTTTAGCATTTTAATATTAACTTTGAATAGTATTAATATGCATTAATTTTGGATCAAAGTGCTGCATTACTCCATCTGGAGTTACTCATtccattatgtttttttttaaatctaattatcactaataattggtgcactaaatgataatTGTGCATTAAATGTTAATGGCATTTCATTatgtttttttgtttcttttgaaTGTCttcctctcctataaatagggaggtcttctttgttttgaagtgGAAGAAAATATAGACTGTATTAAGTATGtcaaaaaagagagttcttattagttgaagggaagTGTTCTTGTTGTGGAGCTTTAGACTCAACCCTTGTttagagtttgttgagttacactttgtgataaggctgttgtatcctaAAAGGACAAATCAAGAGGACTACTGTTGGACCGGTGAAAAGATTTGTTGCAGTGAGCTTGAATCTTCTTAAAGAGAGCGAAATATCTGCGCTTCAGCATAAaaagaatttattttcttcatttatttttttcagttgTAATctgtaatcttgtaattttctctaacaattttaaggagattcaaatggctacaattgaaaaatccaCGGATAACAAGATAGGAGATCTTAACAAGTCATTTCGGTTCAATGGTAATCATTTCAAGAGATGAAAGGATAAAGTATTTTTCAacttaagtcttctcaatgtttcatatgtgttaaTTGAGAAGAATCCTAATAAAATTGACATCCTTTCCATTGATAATGATGAACTTATTTCTTATCAAGAGAAAGTGGAAAGTACAATAATGATTCCTACAAGTGTCggtattatattcttaattatCTATcagataattttttataattattatgatagaaTTTACTCTAGTGtaaagaaaatttggaaaacattgCAGAGTAAGTATGATACCGAAGAAGATGGAGCGAAAAAATATGCTACTGGCCAATTTTTTTGTTTCCAAATGATGGATGACAAATCAGTGATAGAccaagctcaagactttataaTGATCGTTGGAGAGCTCAGGTTTGAGGAAGTCAAAATTGGTAATAATCTTATTGTTTGTGGCATAGTAGATAAACTTCCACCTTCTTGGAAGGAGTTTTAAAAAACTATGCgccacaaacaaaagaaaaccTCTCTTGAGACGTTGATAATGAAAATACACATGGAAGAGGAAGCAAGGGGCCATGATGCACTTTTACAAAAAGAAGAGAGCAACATCACAACAAAGGtaaatttagttacttcaaaTAATGCTACTCCTGAATCTAATAAAAATACCTCTTTAAAgcctaagaagaaaaagttcaagaaaaataatgatagacctcccaagaaaaataatggtgaaaataaccaagcacaaaatcaacaagttcAAGATAAGGGATCGTGCTTTGTCTGTGAAAAGAGTGGGCATATTGCTCAATTTTACAGATATCAAAAACGTGGTCCTACACCTCATGCAAACGTTACCGAAGAGCCTTCCGTGGTAATGATTACAGACAAAACATGATTGAGAATGTTGATGGATGGTGGGTTGATTCTGGTGCAAAATGTCATGTTTGTTATGACAAAgattgatttaaaaaatatactccttttAAGGATCCCAAAGCCATCATTATTGATGATTCTCATACTACTCAAATGCTTGAAACGGGAGACATGAAATTGTGTTTTACCTCTGGAAGGATGTTAACTTTAAAAGATGTACtttatactccttccatgagaaaaaatttaatgtctagttttcttcttaataaagcagGCTTCAAACAAATTATTAAATCTGATCAATATGTAATTGTGAAAAAATGTACTTTTTATGGGAAAGGGGTATGCTTGTGATGGGATGTTTAAGttgaatgttgaaatgaataaagtttctacttctgtttacatgctctcttctactaatttttggCATACTCATTTGTGTCATATTAATAATCGTTATGTTGGAATCATGAGTAATTTAGGATTAATCCCAgtgattaaatttttttttgaaaagtgtGAGGCTTGTAGTAAAGAGAAAATCACTAAAAGGCCTCATTTTtcagttgaaagaaaaacagatttattagaattagttcacactgatatttgtgaacttggagAAATTTTAACTCATGgaggaaataaatattttatcactttcattgatgatttttctaagtttacatatgtttacttaatgaaaaataaaagtgatgtttttaaaaaaatttaaaaaattctccatgaggttgaaaattagtttggaaagaaaataaaaagaaatatacgTGATAGAAGCCGTGAATATGAGTCTTTTTAatgagtttaattcttttgttagatcattgagaataattcatgaaactactcctccttattctccttcgTCTAATAGTGTAGTGGAacggaaaaataaaatttttattgaaTTAACTAATGTCATGCTTATTGACTAATGCACCTCtaaatttttggggtgaagcTATTTTGAGTGCGTGTTATGTGTTAAATCGTGTGCCTCATAAAAAGACTAAGTTGACACCTTTTGAGTTGTGGAAAGGTCTCAAGCCAAATTTGGGATATCTAAGAGTTGAGATTGTCTTGCCTTTGTGAGGCTAATGGATTCCAAAATTATAAAGTTGGATAAAAAAGTTACTATTTATGCTTTTCttggttatgcttcaaatagtacaacctatagattttttaatcttgaagaCAATATTATAATGGAATCAGGTgatgctatttttcatgaaaataaattttcttttgatactaaaaatagtgggggtcaaaggattgaacaaaatattttgtcaCTACCTAGTTCTTCTACTTctactttaaaaataaagaaattgatgattttgaattaagaagaagtaaaagagctagagtagaaaaagattttggtcttgatttttatgtttttaatcttGGAGATGACCCTATCACTTTACAAGAAGTTTTATCTTCACAtgattcttttttttgaaaagagactgtaaatgatgaaatggaatcactaatttctaataaaatttgGAAGTTAGTTGATTTACCACCAGGTTGTAAAATAATTAGTTGCAAGTGGGTCTTgcgaaaaaaattaaaatcaaatggATCTATTGATATATATAAGGCTACACTAGTTGCTAAAGATTTTAAACAACTAGAAGGCCTAAAatttttttgatactttttcaCCTGTAACTAAAATAACATCCATTAGACTTTTAATTACTATGACTGTaatttttgatttgcatattcatTAAATAGATGTTAAAACTACTTTTTTAAATGAAGACctaaatgaagaaatttatatgaaacaaCCCGAGGGTTCTGTTGAAGCAGGTCAAGAAAGCAGAGTATGTAAGTTTACTAATCCCTATATGGCTTGAAACAGGCACTAAGACAATGGTATGATAAGTTTGATTCCTACATGATTGAACatgattttaaaacaaataagtgtgataagtgcatatatcataagtcttgaaataatacacatgttattatttgcttatatgttgatgatttattgatctttggctCTAATATGAATGTTATTGATGATACTAAGAATATTCTTAGAAgtaattttgatatgaaagatcttggtgagaaaattttgaaaaaatataaattttttgattgcaagcatgttttaactccttttgattcaagtgtacacttgttttctgttcaaagtgaaaatgatgcgataaatcaaaagaaaaatgctAGCTTAATTAgaagtttgagatatgtgactgATTGCACTAGGTATGATATTGAATATACAGTAGGAGTATTTAGCAGGTTTACAAGTAAGCTAGGTAATGAACATTGGCATGCTATAATAAGAGAtatgagatatttaattggaacaaaactttatggtttattctataaaaaatatcttgTTGTTCTTGAAGGCTTTTCTGATGCAGATTGGAACACTCTAAGTCTCTAACAGATGATTCCTGTCCTACCACtggttatatttttatattgggTGGTGGTGTTGTTTGttgaaaatcaaaaaaccaaacTATAATTGCTAACTCTACCATGGAGATTGAACTAATTGTTTTAGCTTCAGCTAGTGAGGAAGCGAATtggttaagagatttattatttcaaataccttattttgaaaaaccaatTTCTCCTATTTTAGTTCATTGTGATAGAATCGAAGCAATTGATAGAGTTCAAAATCGTCATTACAACGGTAAATCCATACCTATAAGGAGAAAACACAGTAGTTTAAGATAGTATTTGACAAGTGGTACAattaatgttgattatgtcaaatctggtgataatcttgcagatctTCTTACTAAGGCCTTAACAAGAGAAAAAGTCTGGAGCACATCGAGGAGGATGAGACTGAAGCCTATAAATCCATGAGTCATATATGAGAAAACCCAATCTGGGGACTAGAGATCCTATAACCAAGTTCAATGGAAAAAcgaatcatatgatgacttgttgtgAAAAAAAATGCACCATTTTTCAATCCCTCCCTATGATGTGAATGCATTATTTCCTGTAGTGATTTGTGGATGTTGAGTTTACaaaactcttaatgaaaatctgtaGTCTATATGGGTGGAGTGTTTAACTTACAGGAGCAGTCTCGAAAGATTGCACATATGTGAGTGTGGAAGTAAGTCGCTTCCTATGAGAATTGACCTTATTCTCAAAAGCACTCATATAACTAGGATAACACATGGCCGTAAT
This Solanum dulcamara chromosome 8, daSolDulc1.2, whole genome shotgun sequence DNA region includes the following protein-coding sequences:
- the LOC129899079 gene encoding ABC transporter I family member 17-like; the encoded protein is MEISQSYCSKISPDDSSPQLHSSHSLEISQGERVHLLAVEMNVIKGEAESKIEVRGLNKVSDKGDSILKSVRIDIPRGVIMGIIGPSGSGKSTLLRAINRLWEPPKNTVFLDGTDICDLDVLCLRRKVGMLFQLPVLFEGTVADNIRYGPKLKGKKLSDNEVYKLLTLADLDSSFFNKSGGELSVGQAQRVALARTLANEPEVLLLDEPTSALDPISTQNIEDVLVKLKKDQKMTIVIVSHSIKQMQRIVDVVCLLVDGEIVEIIKPDQLFEAKHPMALRFLQLSS